The genomic region AACGCGGAAAATCCGCCGCAAAGGCAGTGACAACTGCCTTCGTATCGTCGGAACATCCGTTGTCCGCTACAACCAGCCATACGCTCTGGTTAATTTCGTTAACCAAACTCGACAGAAGTTTTTGCAGCAGTTCCGGCCGCTTAAAAGTGGGAATGCCGATCACAATATCAGCCATCTAGTGCAATCTCGTTTGTCAAGGTTGTCGTCCTAGCCTGGGTCCAGTCTATAGTGCAATGCAGCATTAGGCTATGGCAAATCGGTAAATTTTCCTCTACAGTCCGCTTCTAAGTGCGGGTCTTTGGCCGGTTATTGGATGAATATGCTATTACTATCAATGGCATATCTCTCGGTGTAGGTCTGTCGAAGATGTCGATGCGTAAGCCCTCGGAACACCACCTGAGAAACCAAGCGGGATGGGAATTTAGATGGTTCGAAGTGTTTTGGTTGCTATTCCGACGCTGAACGAAGCTGCTCATATAGAGGCTGTCCTGGATCAGCTTTACGTCGATCTTCCCGACTGCAATATACAATTTGTAATTGCAGATGGCGGAAGCACCGATGGCACCGTGGATGTCGTTCGGCGCCTCGAAAAGCAGCGTGATGGCCTTTCGTTCGTTCACAATCCGCAGCGTCTCCAGAGTGCCGGTGTAAACCTCGTCGTGCGCCAGTTTGGACAGGATAAGGACGTGTTGGTTCGTTGCGATGCACATGCATCTTACCCGAGGGGCTTTCTCCGCTCACTGGTCAATAGCCTGCAAGGGGTCGAAGCAGACTCCGTCGTCGTACCGATGGATTCGGTCGGAAACGGCTGCCTGCAGCGCGCTGTCGCCTGGGTTTCGGACTCGCCGATAGGCTCCGGCGGATCTGCGCATCGGGGCGGTCGCCAGAGCCGTTTCGTCGATCACGGCCATCATGCCGCTATGCTGATGGAAAGTTTTCGCCGCGCAGGCGGATATGAAGAGACGTTCACCCACAATGAGGACGCGGAGTTCGATTGCAGGCTGCGCGCGCTCGGCGGCAAGATCTACCTCGATACCGATATCCGCATCGAGTACCAGCCGCGCGCAACATTCGCCAAACTTGCCAGGCAGTATTTCAATTACGGCAAGGGGCGCTCCCGCACTGTCCGCCGTCACCCGACATCGTTCAAGATTCGCCAGTTCGCCGTTCCGGCTTTCATGAGTGCCTGTGCTGCGGCAATCGTTCTGAGCCCGCTGTTTCCGCTGCTGCTGATGGTGCCGGCCTTCTATGTCTTCGTACTGGCGGTGACCTCGGTTGCCATCGCCTTCAACAAGCGGTCTGCCTGCGGCCTGCTGGCCGGGCCTGCGGCTTTTACAATGCATGCCTCATGGGCGCTTGGCTTTATCACAGGGATCCTGACGCTGCGGGAAACCCAGTGGCAGCCGGACAAGGCCTATCGTGGGCTGGGAGAAGCTGTTTGAATTCCGTAACGGAAAAAGCGCCCGTGCGGGCCTTGCTGATCGACCCCTCGCTGTTCACGCCGGCCTATGACGCCGGATTGACGCGGGGCCTGCGCGCTGTCGGCATCGCGCCCTATTGGGCAGCGCGGCCCTTGCGCAAGGGGGAGCATTCCGAGATCACGGTCGCCGATATCGGCATCACCTTCTATCGCGGCGTCGAAGCTATCCCCGCGAAATGGAACAAGCTGCGCGGTCTGGCCAAGGGCCTGTCGCACATCGTCGATCTGGTTCGCTTGGTAGCCCATGTCCACCGTCGCCGCCCGGCGGTCATGCACGTGCAATGGGCCGTCCTGCCGTTGTTCGATGCCTTGGCGATGCGCCTCGTGCGCCGTGTTTGCCCGGTCATCATGACCGTCCATGACACGGTACCATTCAACGGCGAGAAGATTTCCTTTCTGCAGAACTCTGGCTTCGACATGCCGATTGCGGCCGCTGACCACGTCATCGTCCACACCCGCGGCGCTCGCCAGAACCTGATCGCGCGCGGCATCGCCGAAGGCAAGATCTCCATCGTCCCGCATGGCCCGCTGACCCTCAATGTCGAGCCTGCTCCTCTTGCGCCGGGTGCGATCCGCGATCCGCGCTGGACGTTCGTCATGTTCGGCCAGATCAAGCCGTACAAGGGACTTGATGTGTTGATCGAGGCGCTCGGTCAATTGCCGCCGACCCTCCGCCAGCGTGCCCGCGTGGTCATTGCCGGCGCCGCTCACATGGACATGGCGCCGATTAGCCAGCGCATTGCGGCCCTCGGTCTGGAGGATGTTGTTGAATTGCGCCTTGGCCGACTGGACGAAACCCAGATGGCCTCGCTTTTCGAGGAGGCCGACAGCTTTCTCTTTCCCTACCGGCAGATCGATGCCAGCGGTGTCTACTTCCTCTTGAAGCCGACGGGCAAATGGATGATCGCATCCGACGTCGGTATCTTTGCCGAAGACATGCAGGAGGCCAACGGCGCGCTGGTGCCACCGGCGGATGCCAATGCGCTTGCGGCAGCCCTTGCCGATGCCATCGAACGCCGTCCGGAGATCACGATTACCGCCGGCGGCGACTGGACCAGCATCGGCGAGCGCACCTTGGAAATTTATCACGAGGCGATGCGCCAGCGCGGCGCCGTCGTGGCTGGCCAGCCTTCGCCAGCCCGTTCCTCCCTCTAGTCCCAGAAGGGTTCTTCCCACTTGCAGCAGCCCCAGAAGAAGCAAATCCAGGAAATTCAGGTGCTTCGCCTCGTGGCGTCGATGATGGTGCTGATCAGCCATCTCCAGCACGAAGTGATGGATCAGTCATTTGTCGATACGGCAAACTTCAAGCCATTCGATCCGGTCTTCTGGGCCGGGGGTGTCGATCTGTTCTTCATCATCAGCGGCTTCATTATGTACCACCTGTCGCGCAACAGCTTCGGAAAGCCGGGCGCGCCGCTTCAGTTCATCCTGCGCCGCATCGTCCGCGTCGCGCCGCCCTATTGGTTCTTCACCATCGCCATGCTCTGCGCCATGGTGGTGTTTGCAAGTTCGATCCGCTACGGCAGCCCGTCTCTCGAACAGATCGTCGGCTCTTTCCTCTTCATTCCGCTGCCTGATCCGTATGGCCACTTCTATCCGGTCCTCATCCTCGGCTGGACGCTGAATTTCGAGATGTTGTTCTACGTCGTCTTCGCGAT from Rhizobium tumorigenes harbors:
- a CDS encoding glycosyltransferase family 2 protein, whose amino-acid sequence is MVRSVLVAIPTLNEAAHIEAVLDQLYVDLPDCNIQFVIADGGSTDGTVDVVRRLEKQRDGLSFVHNPQRLQSAGVNLVVRQFGQDKDVLVRCDAHASYPRGFLRSLVNSLQGVEADSVVVPMDSVGNGCLQRAVAWVSDSPIGSGGSAHRGGRQSRFVDHGHHAAMLMESFRRAGGYEETFTHNEDAEFDCRLRALGGKIYLDTDIRIEYQPRATFAKLARQYFNYGKGRSRTVRRHPTSFKIRQFAVPAFMSACAAAIVLSPLFPLLLMVPAFYVFVLAVTSVAIAFNKRSACGLLAGPAAFTMHASWALGFITGILTLRETQWQPDKAYRGLGEAV
- a CDS encoding glycosyltransferase codes for the protein MNSVTEKAPVRALLIDPSLFTPAYDAGLTRGLRAVGIAPYWAARPLRKGEHSEITVADIGITFYRGVEAIPAKWNKLRGLAKGLSHIVDLVRLVAHVHRRRPAVMHVQWAVLPLFDALAMRLVRRVCPVIMTVHDTVPFNGEKISFLQNSGFDMPIAAADHVIVHTRGARQNLIARGIAEGKISIVPHGPLTLNVEPAPLAPGAIRDPRWTFVMFGQIKPYKGLDVLIEALGQLPPTLRQRARVVIAGAAHMDMAPISQRIAALGLEDVVELRLGRLDETQMASLFEEADSFLFPYRQIDASGVYFLLKPTGKWMIASDVGIFAEDMQEANGALVPPADANALAAALADAIERRPEITITAGGDWTSIGERTLEIYHEAMRQRGAVVAGQPSPARSSL